One region of Hymenobacter sediminicola genomic DNA includes:
- a CDS encoding PID-CTERM protein-sorting domain-containing protein, which yields MKQVLIPVTAAFLFFLTTSAALAQGPGSGGPEPQQPQQPTAVPIDGGASLLLAAGAAYGWRRIRNKK from the coding sequence ATGAAACAGGTTCTTATCCCCGTTACCGCCGCTTTTCTGTTTTTCCTCACTACTTCTGCCGCTCTGGCCCAAGGCCCGGGCTCCGGTGGTCCCGAGCCTCAGCAACCCCAGCAGCCCACCGCCGTGCCTATTGATGGCGGCGCCTCACTGCTGCTGGCCGCCGGTGCTGCCTACGGCTGGCGCCGCATAAGAAACAAAAAATAG
- a CDS encoding M61 family metallopeptidase produces MTHSRTRLLVAAVLVLLLSQFSAALAAPVLRYTLAMPAPQTHYFEVETSLSGFSKQYTDLKMPVWAPGSYLVREFSRHVEGFAAQAGSEALRVEKVAKNTWRVYHPKNKDFTVRYRVYAYELSVRTSFLDAAHGYVNGTSVFMYPADNQALASTLEVKPAPGWTQVSTSLKPAGGQFTFRSSNYDELADSPIEIGTHKVLSFEAAGTPHTIAMFGQGVKYDEAKLLADMKKVCEEAHRVVGKNPLDRYMFIIHNIDRGTGGLEHLFSTTLSVSRNAYSTEGSYKGFLGLVAHEYFHLWNVKRIRPVALGPFNYDEENYTRMLWVSEGGTEYFSNLIVQRAGFVTPDGYLADLSNGIGRVENTPGNKQQSAAESSYDAWIKYYRPNENSANTGISYYDKGELIGAVLDLMVINETKGQKSLDDVMRYLYDEYYTKKQRGFTDEEYQAAVAKVAGRRFDEFFRRHVYGTETLPYETAFGYAGLTLKAAPVAEGAALGASVGSASGKNVVTSTVRGGSAWQGGLNVNDEILALDGARLTGDLTQALAGRATGSEVQLLVSRDGQVQELRFPLLAATAQRYRIERVASPTAAQQAVLAKWLPVR; encoded by the coding sequence ATGACCCATTCCCGTACCCGCCTGCTTGTGGCGGCGGTGCTGGTGTTGCTACTGAGCCAGTTCAGTGCGGCACTGGCGGCTCCAGTGCTGCGCTACACGCTGGCTATGCCGGCCCCGCAAACCCACTATTTCGAAGTTGAAACCTCGCTCAGCGGCTTCAGCAAGCAGTATACCGACCTGAAAATGCCGGTATGGGCACCAGGTTCCTACTTGGTGCGGGAGTTTTCGCGGCACGTAGAGGGCTTTGCGGCTCAGGCCGGGAGTGAGGCACTGCGAGTAGAGAAAGTAGCCAAAAATACCTGGCGCGTGTATCATCCTAAAAACAAGGATTTCACGGTGCGCTACCGGGTGTATGCCTACGAGCTGAGTGTGCGCACCAGCTTCCTCGACGCGGCCCACGGCTACGTAAACGGCACCAGCGTATTCATGTACCCCGCTGATAACCAGGCTTTGGCCAGCACGCTGGAGGTGAAGCCTGCCCCGGGCTGGACGCAGGTGAGCACCAGCCTGAAGCCGGCCGGCGGCCAGTTCACGTTCCGCTCCTCGAACTACGATGAGCTGGCGGACTCGCCTATCGAAATTGGCACACACAAGGTATTGAGCTTTGAAGCGGCCGGCACGCCGCACACCATTGCCATGTTTGGGCAGGGCGTGAAGTACGACGAGGCCAAGCTGCTGGCCGACATGAAGAAAGTGTGCGAGGAAGCGCACCGCGTGGTGGGTAAAAATCCGCTGGACCGCTACATGTTCATCATCCACAACATCGACCGGGGCACGGGCGGCCTGGAGCACCTGTTCTCCACCACGCTGTCGGTGTCGCGGAACGCCTACAGCACGGAGGGGAGCTACAAGGGCTTTCTGGGGCTGGTAGCGCACGAATACTTCCACCTCTGGAACGTGAAGCGCATCCGGCCGGTAGCGCTGGGCCCATTCAACTACGATGAGGAAAACTACACCCGCATGCTGTGGGTGAGCGAAGGCGGCACGGAGTATTTCTCGAACCTGATTGTACAGCGCGCCGGTTTCGTGACGCCCGACGGCTACCTGGCCGACTTGAGCAACGGTATTGGCCGCGTGGAAAATACGCCGGGTAACAAGCAACAATCGGCCGCCGAGAGCAGCTACGATGCGTGGATCAAGTACTACCGACCAAACGAAAACTCGGCCAACACGGGCATCAGCTACTACGATAAGGGTGAGCTGATCGGGGCGGTGCTGGATCTGATGGTCATCAATGAAACGAAGGGCCAGAAAAGCCTCGACGACGTGATGCGCTACCTCTACGACGAATACTACACGAAAAAGCAGCGCGGCTTCACGGATGAGGAGTACCAGGCGGCCGTGGCGAAAGTAGCGGGCCGCCGCTTCGATGAGTTTTTCCGGCGCCACGTGTACGGCACCGAAACGCTGCCCTACGAAACGGCCTTCGGGTATGCGGGCCTCACGCTGAAGGCGGCACCGGTGGCGGAGGGCGCGGCGCTGGGTGCCAGCGTAGGCAGCGCCAGCGGCAAGAACGTGGTGACGAGCACCGTGCGCGGGGGCAGTGCCTGGCAGGGCGGCCTGAACGTGAACGACGAAATTCTGGCCCTGGATGGGGCCCGCCTCACCGGCGACCTGACGCAGGCACTGGCCGGCCGGGCCACGGGCTCGGAGGTGCAGCTGCTGGTTTCGCGGGATGGGCAGGTGCAGGAGCTGCGGTTTCCGCTGCTGGCGGCCACAGCCCAGCGCTACCGCATCGAGCGGGTAGCCAGCCCCACGGCGGCACAGCAGGCGGTACTGGCCAAGTGGTTGCCGGTGCGGTAA
- a CDS encoding C40 family peptidase, translated as MRFVWIAFIALVALLLGVFLWPSRPAERAAVTAEEPLPVQRTAWVTSNRPTPKADSIVSFAMRQLGTNYCYAGNTPATGFDCSGFVQYVFSNFNLPVPHSTALLIDVGRPVAREQARRGDIVVFTGTAATSTTPGHAGIIVSAPGEPLRFIHSSSARRESGVKISQVEGTDYERRFMQVRRVL; from the coding sequence ATGCGCTTCGTTTGGATAGCCTTTATTGCGCTGGTTGCTCTACTTCTAGGCGTGTTTCTGTGGCCGAGCCGCCCGGCAGAGCGGGCTGCTGTTACCGCCGAGGAGCCGCTGCCCGTGCAGCGCACGGCCTGGGTCACCAGCAACCGCCCTACCCCCAAAGCTGATAGTATCGTCAGTTTCGCAATGCGCCAGTTGGGCACCAACTACTGCTACGCCGGCAATACTCCGGCCACTGGTTTCGACTGTTCCGGCTTCGTGCAGTATGTGTTCAGCAATTTCAACCTGCCAGTGCCCCATTCCACTGCGCTACTCATTGACGTAGGCCGCCCGGTAGCCCGGGAGCAGGCCCGCCGCGGCGACATTGTGGTATTCACGGGTACGGCCGCTACGTCCACCACACCCGGCCATGCCGGCATCATTGTATCGGCTCCCGGCGAACCGCTCCGCTTCATTCATTCCTCCTCAGCCCGCCGCGAGTCCGGTGTCAAAATCAGCCAAGTGGAAGGCACTGACTATGAGCGGCGCTTTATGCAGGTACGCCGGGTACTGTAG
- a CDS encoding DUF2147 domain-containing protein produces the protein MKKSLFLSLAFLLGFVRLASAQTLSPLGTWQNEEKKATFEIYKCGNKLCGKIVTLTVPNDPATGKPKTDSQNPDPKLRNRPRLGLVFMQGFEYDDANKWDDGKIYDPESGKTYSCYMKMINANTMEVKGYIGFSMIGKSQTWTRVK, from the coding sequence ATGAAAAAATCCCTGTTTCTCTCCCTCGCTTTCCTGCTCGGCTTTGTGCGGCTGGCCTCGGCCCAAACCCTCTCCCCACTGGGCACGTGGCAGAACGAAGAAAAGAAAGCTACGTTTGAGATTTACAAATGCGGCAACAAGCTGTGCGGCAAAATCGTGACGCTGACTGTGCCCAATGACCCCGCTACCGGCAAACCCAAAACCGACTCCCAGAACCCCGACCCAAAGCTGCGCAACCGTCCGCGCCTGGGCCTGGTGTTCATGCAAGGCTTTGAATACGACGACGCAAACAAGTGGGACGATGGCAAAATCTACGACCCCGAAAGCGGCAAAACGTACTCCTGCTACATGAAGATGATCAACGCGAATACGATGGAAGTAAAAGGATACATCGGCTTCTCCATGATTGGCAAATCGCAGACCTGGACTCGGGTCAAATAA
- a CDS encoding DUF2147 domain-containing protein codes for MKSLLLSLLLWWRALVPAASQTPVPLGIWADDSGDSHIELYRCGEQLCGRLVWLRTPTDANGKPRLDEHHPDQTKRSQPLHNMTVLQNLRYNAENDRWEDGSLYDPDNGRTYSCYLAAAGKDRLEVKGYIGFSLFGRAHYWQRVK; via the coding sequence TTGAAATCATTACTACTGAGTTTATTGCTGTGGTGGCGTGCTCTAGTACCGGCGGCCTCCCAGACACCAGTGCCTCTGGGCATCTGGGCCGATGACTCCGGCGACTCCCATATTGAGCTTTACCGCTGTGGTGAGCAGCTCTGTGGGCGGCTGGTGTGGCTGCGCACCCCAACCGATGCCAACGGCAAACCCCGCCTCGATGAGCACCATCCCGACCAAACCAAACGAAGCCAGCCGTTGCACAACATGACGGTGCTGCAAAACCTGCGCTACAATGCGGAGAATGACCGGTGGGAAGACGGCTCACTCTACGACCCTGACAATGGCCGCACCTACTCCTGCTACCTCGCCGCCGCTGGAAAAGACCGACTGGAAGTGAAGGGATACATTGGGTTTTCTCTTTTTGGCCGGGCGCACTACTGGCAGCGCGTGAAGTAG
- a CDS encoding M1 family aminopeptidase, producing the protein MYRFYSLLAGVLLAASGAQAQSLAARPDPLSLAHDGAASCVRAHVHSAQRGPATTVRHRQKMDRYDVKYYKLDIALENNSRNVGGNVRMVARSLAQPLDSVAFELYQTFTIDSVVVNGRRSPGLRRAGSDVTAALPQAVPANTQFSTVVYYRGTAPNGNTAAIGNALNTRSSVRVNNLNYTYNVTWSLSEPFSAHEWWPCKQVLTDKADSLDVWVTTSSVNKVGSNGVLQRVSPMPNGKSRYEWKHRAKPIDYYLVSVAVAPYIEYINYANPVGGPQIPIVNYVYNQAALTYYRTEIDRTPGFIENYSSLVGLYPFASEKYGHSMAPIGGGMEHQTMTTQDGFDFTLTAHELFHQWFGDNVTCASWEDIWLNESFASYGEYLSLTRFASANDAKQWIETAQYYAKNRYVGGQWVPALGGSVRVPDTTNVGRIFDYNLTYKKGAIVVHMLRYLLNDDTKFFRALRTYQSTYSGRTARTRDLQAVFEAEAGRSLQYFFDQWYRGEGYPTFSVYWNQVGQNFYLRNTETVSVAGITPFFDTDVDYTLFFTDGTSQVLRLRQSQLVSNFTVPTTKTVASVEVDANNWLLKGDGITSRDFTLILGTEAAARTARFTVYPNPCRETLRLQDLTARATAEVTDATGRVLLRQEVDPLHAQLDTKALAAGLYHMRLTFANGKTALARFVRE; encoded by the coding sequence ATGTATCGTTTCTACTCACTGCTGGCAGGGGTGTTGCTGGCCGCTTCCGGAGCGCAGGCTCAGTCGCTGGCTGCCCGACCAGATCCGCTTAGCCTAGCCCATGATGGGGCGGCCAGCTGCGTGCGTGCGCATGTTCACTCGGCGCAGCGCGGCCCGGCAACTACCGTGCGCCACCGCCAGAAAATGGACCGCTACGATGTGAAATACTACAAGCTGGATATTGCTCTCGAAAACAATTCCCGCAACGTTGGCGGCAATGTCCGGATGGTGGCCCGCAGCCTCGCCCAGCCGCTGGACTCCGTCGCGTTTGAGCTCTACCAGACGTTCACCATCGACTCGGTGGTAGTAAACGGCCGCCGCTCACCGGGCCTGCGCCGCGCTGGCTCCGATGTGACGGCCGCTCTGCCGCAGGCCGTACCGGCAAACACCCAGTTCAGCACCGTGGTCTATTATCGGGGCACGGCACCGAACGGCAATACGGCGGCCATTGGCAACGCGCTAAATACTCGTTCCAGCGTCCGGGTCAACAACCTGAACTACACATACAACGTCACCTGGAGCCTGTCGGAGCCCTTTTCGGCCCATGAGTGGTGGCCCTGCAAGCAGGTGCTCACCGATAAAGCCGACTCTCTGGATGTATGGGTGACAACGAGTAGCGTCAACAAAGTAGGCTCTAACGGAGTGCTGCAGCGGGTTTCGCCCATGCCCAATGGCAAGAGCCGCTACGAGTGGAAGCACCGCGCCAAACCCATCGACTATTATCTGGTGTCGGTAGCTGTGGCTCCTTATATAGAGTACATCAACTACGCCAATCCCGTAGGCGGCCCTCAAATTCCCATCGTCAACTACGTTTATAACCAGGCGGCGCTGACTTACTACCGGACGGAAATTGACCGCACGCCCGGCTTCATCGAAAACTACTCTAGCCTGGTAGGGCTCTACCCATTTGCCAGCGAAAAGTATGGCCACAGCATGGCTCCCATCGGGGGCGGCATGGAGCACCAGACCATGACCACGCAGGACGGGTTCGACTTCACCCTCACGGCTCACGAACTATTCCACCAATGGTTCGGCGACAACGTGACCTGCGCCTCGTGGGAAGATATCTGGCTGAATGAGAGCTTCGCCTCCTACGGCGAATACCTTTCCCTCACGCGCTTTGCCTCGGCGAATGATGCGAAGCAATGGATAGAAACGGCCCAGTATTATGCCAAAAACCGCTACGTAGGGGGGCAGTGGGTACCGGCGCTGGGCGGAAGCGTCCGGGTGCCGGACACGACCAACGTGGGCCGCATTTTCGACTACAACCTGACCTATAAGAAAGGCGCGATAGTCGTTCATATGCTGCGCTACCTGCTCAACGACGATACCAAGTTTTTCCGGGCCCTGCGCACTTACCAAAGCACATACAGCGGCCGCACGGCCCGCACCCGCGACCTGCAGGCTGTTTTTGAAGCCGAAGCTGGCCGCTCCCTGCAGTACTTCTTCGACCAATGGTACCGCGGCGAGGGCTACCCCACATTCTCGGTTTACTGGAATCAGGTAGGCCAGAATTTCTACCTGCGCAACACCGAAACCGTGTCGGTGGCCGGCATAACGCCCTTTTTCGATACAGACGTTGATTACACGCTGTTCTTTACTGATGGTACTTCGCAGGTGTTGCGTCTGCGTCAGTCTCAGTTGGTTTCCAACTTCACCGTACCTACCACCAAAACGGTAGCTTCTGTGGAAGTAGATGCCAACAACTGGCTGCTGAAAGGCGACGGTATTACCTCGCGTGACTTCACGCTGATACTGGGCACCGAGGCGGCGGCCCGCACTGCTCGGTTCACCGTGTACCCAAACCCCTGCCGCGAAACACTCCGGCTCCAGGACCTGACTGCCCGCGCCACTGCTGAAGTAACGGATGCCACTGGCCGCGTGCTATTGCGCCAAGAGGTAGACCCGCTTCATGCTCAACTCGACACCAAAGCGCTGGCTGCAGGGCTATACCACATGCGTCTGACTTTCGCCAACGGTAAAACAGCACTAGCCCGCTTCGTACGGGAGTAG
- a CDS encoding gliding motility-associated C-terminal domain-containing protein, whose protein sequence is MPISTLHFVRCRSRCLGLFLLLALWLGCAPTARATHIVGGEMDLLYLQGNTYQITLNLYFDALNGNPGALDNDMTVSIFEKGSNRRMQNLTLPLTSNTLVNYTNPACSSPSLVTRRIVYAARVDLSANIYTNAAGYYAAVERCCRNNGISNIVLPADAGQTFYLEFPPVVRNGQPFRDSTPRIFPPLSDYACLGELFYYDFGGVDTDGDSLVYELATPFNGYSTTGVPKPTEARPQPYPEVRWGTGLSVQNQIPGTPTLSINSATGRLEVRPTNVGLFVFGIKCSEFRDGNKIGETRRDFQLKVIACPRNTAPSMSVQMPGTTSSYLPGRDTLRLRPGFSRCITLRFTDPDSPSRLALSLRPVNFPASLLPSFTVTQGTVKSPGAPDTLVSQLCFPACFNSRGQVYLLDVIVADDGCSLPKRDTVRVAFTAIPDPNSPPTITSTAALPLRARVGDLITFDVTGTDADGDPLSLSMTGQGFQPADQGITFTQGASGNQIRGRFSWRVDCRAVGRPLYELNFLASSSVCSEAQTAGLRIPIQIDYTNTPPVLTSSLPPAPTPIDSPVRIRRAVGGVYEATFAGTDADTDPLVLSATGNGFDLAAAGMSFRATNGAGRATAVFRWDANCAGLQQPDGALEVTFRLEETTCRPEPRTRVVRFELINPDTLAFTPPNIFTPNNDPGQRNEFFTIPNLPPDFCDSRFASIKVFSRWGNQVYESKLRNFRWNGGQQPAGVYFYLIEFTDGRKYKGPITLER, encoded by the coding sequence ATGCCCATTTCTACCCTCCATTTCGTCCGTTGCCGCAGCCGTTGCCTGGGCCTGTTTCTGCTGCTTGCGCTGTGGCTGGGCTGCGCGCCGACGGCCCGTGCCACGCACATTGTGGGCGGCGAAATGGACCTACTCTATCTGCAGGGAAACACCTACCAGATTACGCTTAACCTCTATTTCGATGCGCTGAACGGCAACCCTGGCGCCCTCGATAATGACATGACGGTCAGCATTTTCGAGAAAGGCTCGAACCGCCGTATGCAAAACCTGACGCTGCCGCTTACTTCCAACACGCTCGTCAACTACACAAACCCAGCCTGTTCGTCGCCTTCGCTCGTTACGCGCCGTATTGTGTACGCCGCCCGCGTTGATTTATCGGCCAACATCTACACCAACGCCGCGGGCTACTATGCGGCAGTAGAGCGGTGCTGCCGCAACAACGGCATCAGCAATATTGTGCTGCCGGCCGATGCTGGCCAGACGTTCTATCTGGAGTTTCCGCCGGTGGTGCGCAACGGCCAACCCTTCCGCGACTCTACTCCCCGCATTTTCCCGCCCCTGAGTGATTATGCCTGCTTGGGTGAGCTGTTCTATTATGATTTTGGCGGCGTGGATACCGATGGCGACTCACTGGTGTATGAATTGGCGACTCCCTTCAATGGCTACTCTACTACGGGCGTGCCCAAACCAACGGAGGCGCGCCCGCAGCCTTACCCGGAGGTACGCTGGGGCACCGGCCTGAGTGTACAGAATCAGATTCCGGGCACACCTACGCTCAGCATCAATTCCGCTACGGGCCGGCTGGAAGTACGGCCCACCAATGTCGGGCTGTTTGTGTTTGGCATCAAATGCTCGGAGTTCCGGGACGGCAACAAGATTGGCGAAACTAGGCGCGACTTTCAGCTCAAGGTTATTGCTTGCCCGCGCAACACGGCCCCCAGCATGAGCGTGCAGATGCCGGGAACCACCAGTTCCTATCTGCCTGGCCGCGACACGCTACGCCTACGCCCCGGTTTCAGCCGCTGCATTACGCTGCGTTTCACCGACCCTGACTCTCCTTCACGCCTGGCCTTGTCGTTGCGGCCCGTCAACTTCCCGGCCTCCTTGCTGCCGTCTTTCACCGTCACGCAGGGCACCGTAAAAAGCCCGGGCGCCCCCGATACGCTGGTGTCGCAGCTGTGCTTTCCAGCTTGCTTCAACTCACGGGGCCAGGTATATCTGCTCGATGTGATAGTGGCCGATGATGGCTGCAGCCTGCCCAAGCGCGACACCGTGCGCGTGGCTTTTACGGCCATACCAGACCCCAACAGCCCGCCCACTATTACCTCCACGGCCGCCCTGCCACTGCGGGCCCGCGTCGGCGACCTGATAACGTTCGACGTAACCGGGACTGATGCCGATGGCGACCCTCTCTCGCTTTCGATGACCGGCCAGGGGTTCCAGCCGGCCGACCAGGGCATTACCTTCACGCAGGGCGCCAGCGGCAACCAGATTCGGGGGCGCTTCTCCTGGCGCGTCGATTGCCGGGCAGTAGGCCGGCCGCTATACGAACTAAATTTCCTGGCTAGCTCATCGGTCTGTAGTGAGGCCCAGACGGCAGGCCTGCGCATTCCCATTCAGATTGACTACACCAATACCCCGCCGGTCCTGACCTCCAGCTTGCCGCCGGCCCCCACGCCCATCGACTCGCCGGTGCGCATCCGGCGGGCCGTGGGCGGCGTGTACGAAGCTACCTTCGCCGGTACCGATGCCGACACGGACCCGTTGGTGCTGTCGGCTACGGGCAACGGGTTTGATCTGGCTGCTGCGGGCATGAGCTTCCGGGCTACCAATGGAGCTGGTCGTGCTACGGCCGTGTTTCGCTGGGACGCCAACTGTGCCGGCCTGCAGCAGCCTGACGGAGCGCTGGAAGTAACGTTCCGGCTAGAGGAAACCACCTGCCGCCCTGAGCCTCGCACCCGGGTTGTGCGCTTTGAGCTGATTAACCCGGATACGCTGGCTTTCACGCCGCCTAATATCTTCACTCCCAACAACGACCCCGGCCAGCGCAACGAGTTCTTTACTATTCCCAATCTGCCGCCTGACTTCTGCGACTCCCGCTTTGCCAGCATCAAGGTGTTTTCGCGCTGGGGAAATCAGGTGTATGAGAGTAAGCTCCGCAACTTCCGCTGGAATGGTGGCCAGCAGCCGGCTGGCGTATACTTCTACCTGATTGAGTTCACCGACGGCCGCAAATACAAAGGCCCTATCACACTGGAAAGATGA
- a CDS encoding cytochrome c oxidase subunit 3, with the protein MNSDKEHKDKVGANRPASAFQRMERVPPLLMILYLGLSGVAVLFLFLVVAYAYTRYAAEMPTSTQSLPRFFSISTIVLLISSYVLSQAPRLYRADDVQSLTRCLGATLLLGCIFSGLQILGWRELLLQGVPFGGRASGTFLYLISALHVVHLLGGMVFLLVLLLRTLHASHDAVRTLVFIRNPYRRLQLRMLSIYWHFIDVLWVALFVVFVLLY; encoded by the coding sequence ATGAACTCCGATAAAGAACACAAAGATAAAGTCGGTGCCAACCGGCCGGCTTCCGCCTTCCAGCGCATGGAGCGAGTACCGCCGCTGCTTATGATTCTGTACCTGGGGCTGTCGGGAGTGGCTGTGCTGTTTCTTTTTCTGGTAGTGGCGTATGCCTATACTCGCTACGCGGCCGAAATGCCTACCAGCACACAGTCCCTCCCAAGGTTCTTTTCCATTAGCACAATTGTGCTGCTCATCAGCAGCTATGTACTAAGCCAGGCCCCACGCCTCTACCGCGCCGACGATGTGCAGAGCCTGACCCGGTGCTTGGGTGCCACCCTGTTGCTGGGCTGCATCTTCTCGGGGCTGCAGATACTGGGCTGGCGCGAACTGCTGCTGCAGGGCGTGCCCTTCGGTGGCCGGGCTAGCGGCACGTTTCTGTATTTGATTTCGGCGCTGCACGTCGTGCATTTGCTGGGGGGCATGGTATTCCTGCTGGTGCTGTTGCTGCGCACTCTGCATGCCTCCCATGATGCCGTGCGCACCCTGGTTTTTATCCGCAACCCCTACCGCCGTCTGCAACTACGGATGCTTAGTATCTACTGGCACTTTATTGACGTGCTCTGGGTGGCACTGTTCGTGGTATTTGTGCTGCTCTACTAG